In Numidum massiliense, a single genomic region encodes these proteins:
- a CDS encoding SPW repeat protein, which translates to MWQLWLTGLIGIWLMISPWIYDFSSKTGGMWNNVIFGAIVLILAIWSGSCTKGKS; encoded by the coding sequence GTGTGGCAGTTGTGGCTAACCGGATTGATCGGCATTTGGTTGATGATTTCGCCGTGGATTTACGACTTTTCCAGTAAAACTGGGGGGATGTGGAACAACGTTATTTTTGGGGCGATTGTGTTAATATTAGCCATCTGGAGCGGGAGTTGTACGAAGGGAAAATCGTAG
- a CDS encoding NAD(P)/FAD-dependent oxidoreductase: MTNGNHAEVAVIGGGIVGCAIAYYVSKAGVDCMLIEKNDVASGTSSRCDGNITIVDKDPGYDSKMSLVSQQLTVELAKELDIPFEYRVLGSILVCDNDDELEAAAEWVNIQNNAGLTFKLLDRSDIRQESPYFADDIPGGLECETDSLINPYLFCYSLIDKAKQYGLRLHTFAEVTSLTKKDDFAIETTKGTFTAKKVVNASGVWAPYIGKMLGLDIPIVPRKGHIMVGSRQKPVMMRNVMEFGYLMNKFQRERIADPETLAHGVALVLEPTESQNFLIGSSRQFVGYDRRVDIDVVRTMAKRALRFFPKMDDFNIIRTYTGFRPWTKDHLPIVSAVEQVPGFYIAAGHEGDGISLATVTGKLIEALICEKEPIIPPDPLRYGRFAQVEEPAHS; this comes from the coding sequence ATGACAAACGGAAATCATGCGGAAGTCGCTGTGATTGGCGGTGGGATCGTCGGCTGTGCGATCGCCTATTACGTTTCAAAAGCTGGTGTCGATTGCATGTTAATCGAAAAAAACGACGTCGCGAGCGGTACGTCGTCTCGTTGCGATGGAAACATAACGATCGTCGACAAAGATCCGGGGTATGATAGCAAGATGTCCCTCGTGAGCCAACAATTAACGGTTGAACTGGCGAAAGAATTAGACATCCCGTTCGAATATCGTGTCCTAGGCAGTATCCTCGTCTGTGACAACGATGATGAATTGGAAGCGGCTGCAGAATGGGTAAACATACAAAATAACGCCGGATTGACATTCAAGTTACTCGATCGGTCAGATATTCGGCAGGAATCGCCATATTTTGCCGACGACATTCCAGGTGGGTTGGAGTGTGAAACGGACTCACTCATTAACCCGTATTTATTTTGTTATTCACTGATCGATAAAGCAAAACAATACGGATTGAGACTCCACACCTTCGCCGAGGTGACATCGCTAACAAAAAAAGACGACTTCGCAATCGAAACGACGAAAGGCACCTTCACTGCTAAAAAAGTCGTTAACGCATCCGGCGTGTGGGCACCATATATCGGTAAGATGCTCGGGCTCGACATTCCGATCGTTCCGAGGAAGGGACACATCATGGTCGGATCGCGACAGAAACCGGTCATGATGCGGAATGTGATGGAATTCGGTTACTTAATGAATAAATTTCAACGTGAACGGATCGCTGATCCCGAAACGTTAGCCCACGGTGTCGCCTTAGTCCTCGAACCGACGGAAAGTCAAAATTTCTTGATCGGCAGCAGCCGCCAATTTGTCGGCTACGATCGCCGTGTCGATATTGACGTTGTGAGAACCATGGCAAAGAGAGCCTTACGCTTCTTCCCAAAAATGGACGACTTCAATATTATTCGGACGTATACCGGGTTTAGACCTTGGACGAAAGACCATCTGCCAATCGTTTCTGCAGTTGAACAGGTCCCCGGATTTTACATTGCCGCGGGGCATGAAGGTGACGGCATTAGCTTGGCAACCGTCACTGGAAAGTTAATTGAGGCGTTAATTTGTGAAAAAGAGCCGATTATTCCACCAGATCCGTTACGATACGGACGGTTTGCACAAGTCGAGGAACCAGCTCATTCTTAA
- a CDS encoding (2Fe-2S)-binding protein, whose product MDKVILCRCEEVTLQDIQETASNYKCSARELKLRTRAGMGYCGGRTCRPAVDAVLEQVLGGKPGHEIPLKVQPPVRPIPLSALGGQADDES is encoded by the coding sequence ATGGATAAAGTAATCCTTTGTCGATGTGAAGAAGTCACATTACAGGACATTCAAGAAACGGCAAGTAACTATAAATGCTCCGCCCGCGAATTAAAGCTGCGTACACGCGCAGGAATGGGTTACTGTGGCGGACGCACGTGCAGGCCCGCCGTCGATGCGGTGTTGGAACAGGTGCTGGGAGGAAAGCCGGGGCATGAGATTCCGCTAAAAGTCCAACCGCCTGTGCGGCCAATTCCTTTATCTGCATTAGGGGGTCAAGCAGACGATGAATCGTAA
- a CDS encoding cysteine hydrolase family protein encodes MSKALIVVDMIHDFVADDGTLTCGLPGQKIVGNIVREIYRAVEEGGHVFLLGDHHEPDDPEFAMWPKHAVKGTPGAAWVAPIDEAYRELVATGRIEKINKTKYDAFFRTPLAEKLEAAGTDRVEVAGVCTSICVNATVLAASYRGYPVTVRRSCVADFDQQKHDMFLEHMAAICKADIVD; translated from the coding sequence ATGAGTAAAGCACTAATTGTCGTTGATATGATTCACGATTTTGTCGCCGATGACGGCACTTTGACCTGCGGACTACCGGGACAAAAGATTGTCGGCAATATTGTCCGGGAAATATACAGGGCAGTGGAGGAGGGAGGTCACGTGTTTTTGTTGGGCGATCACCATGAGCCAGACGATCCGGAATTTGCTATGTGGCCTAAACACGCCGTGAAAGGGACTCCCGGTGCCGCCTGGGTGGCGCCCATTGACGAGGCGTATCGCGAGCTTGTGGCAACTGGCCGCATCGAAAAAATAAACAAGACGAAGTACGATGCGTTTTTCCGGACGCCTCTCGCGGAAAAACTGGAAGCGGCGGGCACGGATCGCGTCGAAGTTGCTGGCGTCTGTACCTCGATTTGCGTGAATGCGACAGTACTGGCTGCTTCGTACCGCGGCTACCCCGTCACGGTGCGACGTTCCTGTGTGGCCGATTTCGATCAGCAAAAACACGACATGTTCCTCGAACATATGGCGGCAATTTGCAAGGCGGACATCGTCGATTGA
- a CDS encoding DNA-3-methyladenine glycosylase family protein yields the protein MTAFTIQTTAPYDFPKMAARLLALEKSMYRSDGKCLLRTVRLAGKPRLLKIRVADASRECLSVEICGEVTAAVKDEGERLLRHMFSTDVDLSGFYQHVADDAHLQPIIHRLTGLRMVREPDLFESFAKTIISQQVNMAFAGTLTTRLIERAGDPLAIDGEQWPVFPTPEQVANLTYDDLRALQFSQRKAEYVIDLARLIVNGELQLERLWHLSDEEVMSELTRLRGVGRWTVECLLLFGMGRPNLLPAADIGLRNAVRRAYGLDHQPTEAEVREIGAPWSPWSSYVTFYLWESLE from the coding sequence ATGACAGCCTTTACAATACAGACGACCGCGCCGTACGATTTTCCGAAGATGGCCGCGCGGTTACTCGCGTTGGAAAAGTCGATGTATCGATCGGACGGAAAGTGTTTGCTGCGCACAGTGCGCCTCGCTGGTAAACCGCGTTTGTTAAAAATTCGTGTCGCTGACGCTAGTCGTGAGTGCCTGTCAGTCGAAATTTGTGGTGAAGTGACCGCGGCTGTGAAGGATGAAGGAGAACGACTCCTGCGGCACATGTTTTCTACCGACGTCGACTTGTCCGGTTTTTATCAACACGTTGCAGACGATGCGCACTTACAGCCGATCATCCATCGTTTAACCGGATTGCGCATGGTTCGGGAACCGGATCTGTTTGAAAGCTTTGCTAAGACGATTATTAGTCAACAGGTGAACATGGCTTTCGCCGGAACGTTGACGACTCGCCTCATTGAACGGGCGGGAGACCCTCTCGCCATTGACGGTGAACAGTGGCCGGTGTTTCCCACACCGGAACAAGTGGCGAACCTGACCTACGACGACTTGCGCGCGCTCCAATTTAGTCAGCGCAAGGCAGAATACGTCATCGATCTCGCCCGCCTCATCGTGAACGGAGAATTACAGTTGGAACGTTTGTGGCACTTGTCCGACGAAGAGGTGATGAGCGAGTTAACGCGGCTGCGCGGAGTCGGGCGGTGGACAGTGGAATGCTTGCTCCTGTTCGGTATGGGACGCCCTAATTTATTGCCGGCAGCCGATATTGGGTTGCGGAACGCGGTGCGTCGCGCTTACGGACTCGACCACCAGCCGACGGAAGCGGAAGTGCGGGAAATCGGTGCCCCATGGTCGCCGTGGTCAAGTTATGTTACATTTTACTTATGGGAGAGCCTTGAGTAA
- the mnmA gene encoding tRNA 2-thiouridine(34) synthase MnmA, with amino-acid sequence MQKKPEDTRVVVGMSGGVDSSVAALRLKQQGYDVIGVFMKNWDDTDEFGVCTADVDFEDVRRVCDQIGIPYYTVNFEQEYQDKVFSYFLDEYKKGRTPNPDVLCNKEIKFKAFLERALALGADYMATGHYARIREKDGVFELLKGVDSNKDQSYFLCQLNQYQLSRTMFPLGDLEKREVRQLALDAGLSTAKKKDSTGICFIGERNIKDFLSEYLPAQPGEMRTLSGEYKGEHDGLMHYTLGQRHGLGIGGSGSGEPWFVVGKNLKDNTLYVAQGGDHPALYSHGLYASDVHWISGEAPGTTLPCTAKFRYRQRDQKVTVYVTAEGTCQVAFAKPQRAVTPGQAVVFYDGDICLGGGTIDATYKVEE; translated from the coding sequence ATGCAAAAAAAACCGGAAGATACGCGCGTCGTCGTTGGCATGTCCGGTGGCGTCGATTCATCTGTCGCAGCGCTACGCTTAAAGCAGCAGGGATACGACGTTATCGGCGTTTTTATGAAAAACTGGGACGACACGGATGAATTCGGCGTTTGTACCGCCGATGTCGATTTTGAAGATGTGCGCCGCGTATGCGACCAAATCGGCATTCCGTACTACACGGTCAACTTTGAACAAGAGTATCAAGACAAGGTGTTTAGTTATTTTCTTGACGAATACAAAAAAGGACGTACCCCTAACCCAGACGTCCTTTGTAATAAGGAAATAAAATTTAAAGCGTTTCTCGAACGCGCACTCGCACTTGGCGCTGACTATATGGCGACTGGACATTACGCCCGCATCCGGGAAAAGGATGGCGTGTTTGAACTGCTCAAGGGCGTCGACTCGAATAAAGATCAGTCGTATTTTCTTTGCCAACTCAACCAGTACCAATTGTCGCGCACGATGTTTCCACTCGGCGATTTAGAGAAGCGAGAGGTGCGCCAGCTCGCTCTAGACGCAGGGTTGTCCACGGCGAAGAAAAAGGACAGTACGGGCATTTGCTTTATCGGCGAGCGCAACATTAAAGATTTCCTAAGCGAATATTTGCCCGCCCAACCGGGAGAGATGCGAACATTATCCGGGGAATACAAAGGCGAGCACGACGGGTTAATGCACTACACGTTAGGACAGCGGCACGGGCTAGGGATCGGCGGTTCTGGCAGCGGCGAACCGTGGTTTGTCGTCGGTAAAAACCTCAAAGACAATACGTTGTACGTCGCCCAAGGCGGCGACCACCCGGCACTGTACTCGCACGGTCTATACGCGAGCGATGTACATTGGATCAGCGGCGAGGCACCGGGGACGACACTTCCGTGCACGGCGAAGTTTCGCTATCGGCAGCGGGATCAGAAGGTAACGGTGTACGTTACGGCAGAGGGCACGTGCCAAGTCGCCTTCGCGAAACCGCAAAGAGCAGTTACCCCGGGTCAGGCAGTCGTCTTTTACGATGGCGACATCTGCTTAGGCGGGGGAACGATCGATGCGACGTATAAAGTAGAAGAATAG
- a CDS encoding ABC-F family ATP-binding cassette domain-containing protein, with protein sequence MSIVNVEQLTHTFGDKTVLSNVSFRLLPGEHVGLVGANGAGKSTLLRILTGEIIPDKGKVEWMPNVRKGYLEQHVALDDQLTIRDCLREAFASLYALETEMLQLTEKMASCSEKEMERLLKRFGTLQNELEEKDFYAVDAKVETISGGLGLTALGLDTPIGALSGGQRTKVMLAKLLLQEPTVLLLDEPSNYLDTAHIEWLAGYLKDYRHAFILISHDTAFMNDIVGVIYHLEHQTLTRYVGNYTQFLAAYELRKDQTLLAYERQQQEINKLETFVQKNKARASTAKRAKSREKQLQKIERIEKPKAPPKAYFKFNVTVEPTSVVMEAEQLVVGYDRALLPPMNLKLKRGAKVALIGHNGIGKTTCLRTILGELPTLGGSVQFGERVRPAYFAQEVQSTDDHTALDEVWNAFPKMTQKEVRQALARSGLRSEHIFQPLKALSGGEQSKVRLCKLMLKGGNWLVLDEPTNHLDVRAKEALKEALIAYTGTILLVSHEREFYADWVTDVWDVEAWRVKKQRQAARNRRR encoded by the coding sequence ATGAGCATTGTCAATGTAGAACAACTCACGCATACTTTTGGCGATAAAACAGTGCTGTCCAACGTTTCCTTTCGGCTGTTGCCGGGTGAACACGTCGGGTTGGTCGGGGCAAACGGTGCCGGAAAATCGACGCTACTTCGCATCTTAACCGGCGAGATCATTCCGGACAAAGGGAAAGTCGAATGGATGCCCAACGTCCGCAAAGGGTATTTAGAGCAACACGTCGCGTTGGACGATCAGCTGACAATTCGCGACTGCTTGCGGGAAGCGTTTGCCAGTCTTTACGCGCTAGAAACGGAAATGCTGCAACTGACGGAAAAGATGGCGTCCTGTAGTGAAAAAGAAATGGAACGTTTACTCAAGCGGTTCGGGACGCTACAAAACGAATTAGAGGAAAAAGACTTTTATGCCGTCGACGCGAAAGTGGAGACGATTTCGGGCGGATTAGGGCTCACTGCTCTCGGTTTGGACACACCGATCGGTGCGCTCAGCGGTGGACAACGCACGAAAGTGATGCTAGCCAAACTGTTGTTGCAAGAGCCGACTGTCCTATTGCTCGACGAGCCATCCAACTATTTGGACACGGCGCACATCGAGTGGCTGGCCGGTTATTTGAAAGATTACAGGCACGCCTTCATTTTAATTTCCCACGATACGGCGTTTATGAACGACATCGTCGGGGTCATTTACCATCTCGAGCACCAAACGTTGACGCGCTACGTCGGCAACTACACCCAGTTTTTGGCGGCATACGAGCTGCGCAAAGATCAAACGCTACTCGCCTACGAACGGCAACAGCAAGAAATTAACAAACTGGAGACGTTCGTGCAAAAAAACAAGGCGCGCGCATCGACTGCTAAGCGGGCGAAGAGCCGCGAGAAACAGTTGCAAAAGATCGAGCGCATCGAAAAGCCGAAAGCGCCGCCGAAAGCGTATTTTAAATTTAACGTGACGGTCGAACCGACGAGTGTCGTCATGGAAGCGGAACAGTTAGTCGTCGGCTACGACCGCGCCTTACTTCCACCGATGAACCTTAAGTTGAAGCGGGGGGCGAAAGTGGCGCTCATCGGTCATAACGGCATCGGAAAAACGACGTGTCTGCGGACGATTCTCGGCGAGCTTCCGACACTCGGCGGCTCCGTCCAATTCGGCGAGCGCGTGCGCCCGGCGTACTTTGCCCAGGAAGTGCAATCGACCGATGACCACACGGCGTTAGACGAAGTGTGGAACGCTTTTCCGAAGATGACGCAAAAAGAGGTGCGGCAAGCGTTGGCCCGTTCCGGACTGCGGAGCGAACACATTTTTCAACCGCTAAAAGCGTTGAGTGGCGGCGAACAGTCTAAAGTACGCCTCTGTAAATTAATGCTTAAAGGTGGCAACTGGCTCGTGCTCGACGAACCGACGAACCACCTCGATGTACGGGCGAAAGAGGCGCTCAAAGAAGCGCTCATCGCCTACACAGGTACGATTTTGCTCGTGTCGCACGAACGCGAATTTTATGCCGACTGGGTGACTGACGTGTGGGACGTCGAAGCGTGGCGCGTGAAAAAACAGCGCCAGGCAGCTAGGAACAGGAGAAGGTAA
- a CDS encoding NAD(P)/FAD-dependent oxidoreductase translates to MYDVVIIGAGPAGLSAAIACREWNLNVLVIDEFPKPGGRLLGQLYQGPDGEWWNGIEETKALLNKANQLDTTIRCGISAHHVKKTDEGFDIHTNDGIFHAENLLIATGAAESPAPIPGWTLPGVMSIGAAQVMTNVHRVRVGEKGIVVGANVLSAAIARELQLAGIELHSMVLPARNSITDKHGHPRKVMGELARIAHLAPSALIRFGSKFAKAAWVQNLAVNFYPKGGVKMWGIPVHLRKAAIGINGKDKVESVTICHITPNGERVPGTEEVVDVDFVCIAGGLYPLAELAAVIGCPFKYVEELGGHVPVHNEQMETPLAGLYVAGNITGIESAKVARAQGTVAGLSIANRNANGAGDIAPQLDAAKAAVQTIRDEATLQFHPRINEGRAKMKALFASANK, encoded by the coding sequence ATGTATGACGTTGTCATCATCGGTGCCGGTCCCGCTGGATTGTCGGCAGCAATTGCTTGTCGCGAATGGAACTTGAACGTGCTTGTCATCGACGAATTTCCGAAACCGGGCGGACGGTTGCTCGGTCAGCTTTACCAAGGACCTGACGGTGAATGGTGGAACGGCATCGAAGAAACGAAAGCGTTGTTAAATAAAGCGAACCAATTGGATACAACGATCCGCTGCGGAATCTCTGCCCACCATGTGAAAAAAACGGATGAAGGATTCGATATTCATACAAATGACGGAATTTTTCATGCCGAAAACTTGCTAATCGCAACCGGTGCTGCGGAATCTCCCGCTCCCATTCCGGGCTGGACACTTCCGGGTGTCATGTCCATTGGTGCGGCGCAAGTGATGACAAACGTACACCGCGTGCGTGTCGGGGAAAAAGGAATCGTCGTCGGTGCCAACGTCCTATCAGCGGCTATTGCACGTGAACTGCAACTGGCAGGCATCGAGCTGCACAGCATGGTGTTACCTGCGCGTAACTCGATTACCGACAAACACGGCCACCCGCGAAAAGTGATGGGAGAATTGGCGCGCATCGCCCACTTGGCTCCTTCGGCGTTGATCCGCTTTGGAAGCAAGTTCGCCAAAGCAGCCTGGGTGCAAAACTTGGCGGTAAACTTCTATCCAAAAGGCGGCGTAAAAATGTGGGGCATACCGGTCCATCTGCGTAAAGCAGCCATTGGAATAAACGGCAAAGACAAGGTGGAATCGGTGACAATATGTCACATCACCCCTAATGGCGAACGCGTTCCGGGGACAGAGGAAGTGGTCGACGTCGATTTTGTGTGTATCGCTGGCGGACTTTATCCGCTCGCCGAACTGGCAGCTGTCATCGGTTGCCCATTTAAATACGTCGAAGAGCTCGGCGGTCACGTCCCCGTTCATAACGAGCAAATGGAAACGCCGCTCGCAGGCTTGTACGTCGCCGGCAATATAACTGGCATCGAAAGTGCAAAAGTGGCACGGGCGCAAGGGACGGTAGCGGGACTTTCCATCGCTAACCGGAATGCGAACGGTGCGGGAGACATCGCGCCACAACTTGACGCCGCGAAGGCAGCCGTACAGACGATTCGCGATGAAGCCACGCTTCAATTCCACCCACGCATCAATGAAGGGCGTGCCAAAATGAAAGCGCTCTTCGCAAGTGCAAACAAGTAA
- a CDS encoding ABC transporter ATP-binding protein, whose protein sequence is MARLVTENLRITYGEEVIVNQLNLTIPDGKITALVGANGSGKSTILKTVARIMKPQKGEVYLDGKSIHQTQTKDVAKQLAILPQSPVVPEGLTVGELVSYGRFPHQQGFGSLGKEDKEMVAWALEVTGMTDFSARPIEQMSGGQRQRAWIAMALAQGTEILFLDEPTTYLDMTHQLEVLELLEYLNRREGRTIVMVVHDLNHATRYSHHMVCIKRGDVAYEGSPAEVVHREMLRDVFGINADIIPDPRTGTPLCLPFSLCDGAGSSC, encoded by the coding sequence TTGGCGCGTTTGGTTACCGAAAATCTTCGGATCACTTATGGTGAAGAGGTGATTGTTAATCAGCTGAATCTTACGATTCCGGACGGGAAAATCACTGCACTGGTAGGGGCGAATGGCTCAGGAAAGTCGACGATATTGAAGACGGTGGCCCGCATCATGAAACCGCAAAAAGGTGAGGTCTATTTAGACGGAAAATCGATTCACCAAACGCAGACAAAGGATGTAGCGAAACAACTTGCCATCCTGCCACAAAGCCCGGTCGTCCCAGAAGGGCTTACGGTAGGAGAACTCGTTTCCTACGGCCGATTTCCCCATCAGCAAGGGTTTGGTTCGCTAGGTAAAGAGGACAAGGAAATGGTAGCTTGGGCGTTAGAGGTAACAGGTATGACTGACTTTTCTGCACGTCCGATCGAGCAAATGTCGGGTGGTCAGCGTCAGCGGGCATGGATTGCCATGGCGCTCGCGCAGGGGACGGAAATATTGTTTCTCGATGAACCGACAACGTATCTCGACATGACCCATCAACTTGAAGTACTGGAGTTGCTCGAGTACTTAAATCGCAGGGAAGGACGAACCATTGTCATGGTCGTTCACGATTTGAATCATGCGACACGGTACAGCCATCATATGGTTTGTATCAAGCGAGGCGATGTGGCATACGAGGGTAGCCCGGCTGAGGTTGTTCATCGGGAGATGCTGCGCGACGTATTTGGCATCAATGCGGACATCATTCCCGATCCACGTACTGGGACTCCACTCTGTTTGCCATTCAGTTTGTGCGACGGGGCTGGTTCATCATGTTAG
- a CDS encoding MFS transporter, with translation MISLLKNGQYLRLWLAQVVAELGDGITSIVVVLSVARLSDSPIYLSAVIFVQLLPVAMFSVLLGPFADRYSKRVIMVVSDVYRGLILLGMILAQDNIYALLVLIFLHGIGTALFEPARSSSIPKVVGEERISEAVSLSQGTFSAMLVIAPAIGGILVVFVNSSLIFTIGAVTFAVSAMLLSTISSLGEGEQVASDERESHWQLLKEGIREVTGITALRFLLILLVPISIIIGILNANLAATFLLHFKVPEMYFGYLRSVFGVGAVIGALLGPVLLRRFPPGQLLTVATALFGFWLVLIWPLDYVQRLFGIAPIFIWNAVSGMIGTCVNVPIGSLFLTATPDSFRGRGSALMQSTVEWGQLAGILLGGWLAQFFGVLLSSAIAGMMLMITVVIFPQLQGYRALHGTK, from the coding sequence ATGATTTCGTTACTAAAAAATGGTCAGTACTTACGTTTATGGTTAGCTCAAGTCGTGGCTGAATTAGGGGATGGCATTACGAGTATAGTCGTCGTTTTATCGGTGGCGCGTCTGTCAGACAGTCCGATCTACTTAAGCGCGGTTATTTTTGTTCAGTTATTGCCGGTCGCGATGTTTTCCGTTCTCTTAGGGCCTTTTGCCGATCGTTATTCGAAACGTGTAATCATGGTTGTTTCCGACGTTTACCGCGGTTTGATCTTGTTGGGGATGATTTTGGCGCAAGATAATATTTATGCGTTATTGGTGCTCATTTTTTTACACGGGATCGGCACCGCGCTGTTTGAACCGGCGCGCAGTTCGTCGATTCCGAAAGTAGTTGGCGAAGAGCGGATTTCAGAAGCCGTTAGCCTATCGCAAGGAACGTTTTCTGCCATGCTCGTCATTGCGCCAGCTATTGGGGGAATTTTAGTTGTCTTCGTTAATAGCTCCCTCATTTTTACTATTGGTGCGGTTACCTTCGCTGTGTCGGCGATGTTGTTGTCGACGATAAGCTCCTTAGGGGAGGGTGAACAGGTTGCGAGCGATGAGCGGGAGTCACACTGGCAGTTGTTAAAGGAAGGTATTCGAGAGGTGACGGGAATCACGGCGTTGCGTTTTTTACTCATCTTGCTCGTGCCGATTTCGATCATAATCGGTATCCTCAACGCCAATCTTGCGGCGACGTTTTTGCTCCACTTTAAAGTTCCGGAAATGTACTTTGGGTATTTGAGATCTGTCTTCGGAGTCGGGGCGGTCATCGGGGCTTTGCTCGGCCCCGTATTGTTGCGGCGCTTTCCCCCGGGGCAATTACTGACGGTTGCGACGGCTCTGTTCGGTTTTTGGTTAGTGTTAATTTGGCCTCTCGACTATGTGCAACGTCTGTTTGGCATTGCGCCAATTTTTATTTGGAACGCCGTTAGCGGTATGATTGGCACTTGTGTTAATGTACCGATCGGTAGCCTATTTTTAACGGCGACTCCCGACAGTTTCCGCGGAAGAGGTTCAGCGCTCATGCAGTCGACGGTCGAATGGGGGCAATTAGCGGGCATATTATTAGGGGGGTGGCTCGCACAGTTTTTTGGCGTTTTACTCAGCAGTGCAATTGCTGGTATGATGTTAATGATAACGGTCGTCATTTTTCCGCAGTTACAAGGGTATCGTGCACTACACGGGACAAAGTAG
- a CDS encoding ArsR/SmtB family transcription factor — protein MPGPVKIKDMEVAKMLLDPRRLTIIDLVKDEALTVTQMAAKLEEKPSRLYYHVRKLEEAGVLKVVETRQHGNLVEKYYKAVRGQFTLDESLLPQFSEQLLVDTVRLIEPGLKLLGESFKKGETESDDVDYSIMLRECTKQEWKEHCQQLMDVVEAKGESAHTKTAAPSTHAATQAATQAAGTDRQGTTTTDAVDEVATDRTSERDSPDAAVDTSEKNGAAEEEKKERYVQIVLSYRIGAAEELGCFLPEKLPSQLDEGVGIEHAVETAHNPSPKNGRKRNQR, from the coding sequence TTGCCTGGCCCAGTTAAGATTAAAGATATGGAAGTCGCTAAAATGTTACTCGACCCACGTCGCTTAACGATCATCGACCTCGTCAAAGATGAGGCGCTAACGGTTACGCAGATGGCCGCAAAGTTAGAGGAGAAGCCTTCGCGGTTGTACTACCACGTGCGCAAGTTGGAAGAGGCGGGCGTGCTCAAAGTAGTGGAAACGCGTCAACACGGAAATTTGGTCGAAAAATATTATAAAGCGGTGCGCGGTCAATTTACGCTCGATGAAAGCTTACTTCCGCAGTTTTCAGAGCAGCTGCTCGTCGATACAGTCCGCCTAATCGAGCCGGGGTTAAAATTGTTGGGGGAAAGTTTTAAAAAGGGCGAGACGGAAAGCGACGATGTCGATTATAGTATCATGCTACGGGAGTGCACAAAACAGGAATGGAAAGAACATTGTCAGCAGTTGATGGACGTGGTTGAGGCAAAAGGTGAAAGTGCTCATACGAAAACAGCCGCTCCGTCGACGCATGCGGCGACACAAGCCGCGACACAAGCCGCCGGCACCGATCGCCAAGGCACGACTACCACTGACGCTGTAGACGAGGTCGCTACCGATCGCACCAGTGAAAGGGACAGTCCTGATGCCGCGGTCGATACATCGGAAAAAAATGGTGCAGCGGAAGAAGAAAAGAAAGAACGTTACGTCCAAATTGTCTTAAGTTACCGCATCGGTGCCGCCGAGGAGTTAGGATGCTTTTTACCCGAAAAACTGCCTAGCCAATTGGATGAAGGCGTGGGAATCGAGCACGCTGTTGAAACGGCCCACAACCCGTCCCCAAAAAACGGGCGGAAACGAAATCAACGGTAG